A part of Misgurnus anguillicaudatus chromosome 6, ASM2758022v2, whole genome shotgun sequence genomic DNA contains:
- the pla2g15 gene encoding lysosomal phospholipase A and acyltransferase: MLCCRRVIIASLQLCLLLSFVDSRSLKKCSQGKTCSDRPPVVLIPGDLGNQLEAKLDKPSVVHYICYKKTDYFTLWLNLELLVPVAIDCWIDNMRLLYNRTTHLTESPPGVEVRVPGFGKTFSVEFLDPSKRSVGMYFFTIVQALVDWGYTRDDDVRGAPYDWRKAPNENKEYFLELQHMIEEMAEKAGGPVVLIAHSMGNLYTLYFLNHQPQAWKDRYIKAFVCLGPPWAGVAKTLRVMATGDNDRIPVISPLKIRTQQRTAVSTAWLFPYAHSWPSDMALVTTPNTTYTVKDYQRFFKDIDYEDGWAMREDTEPLVNALEPPGVPVHCLYGTGIPTAQAYNYTNFPDGEPTVINGEGDGTVNFLSATVCKRWIGQQKHPVSMIELPGNEHVAMLLNVTTVSYIKSVLFSP; this comes from the exons TCGGATCGACCGCCTGTGGTTCTCA TTCCAGGAGACCTTGGGAATCAGCTGGAAGCTAAACTTGACAAGCCCAGTGTGGTGCACTACATCTGCTACAAGAAGACCGATTACTTTACATTATGGCTTAACTTGGAGCTGCTGGTACCGGTGGCCATTGACTGCTGGATTGATAACATGAG GTTGCTGTACAATCGGACCACTCACCTCACCGAGTCTCCGCCAGGGGTGGAAGTTAGGGTACCTGGATTTGGCAAAACATTTAGTGTAGAATTCCTGGATCCAAGCAAACGAAGTGTGG GAATGTACTTTTTCACCATAGTACAGGCATTGGTTGATTGGGGGTATACCAGGGACGATGATGTACGAGGAGCCCCCTACGACTGGCGTAAAGCCCCAA ATGAAAACAAGGAGTACTTCTTGGAACTGCAGCATATGATTGAGGAAATGGCTGAAAAGGCTGGAGGTCCCGTGGTCCTGATCGCACACAGTATGGGAAATCTGTATACCCTGTATTTCCTTAACCACCAACCGCAGGCGTGGAAGGATCGGTACATTAAGGCTTTTGTGTGTCTCGGACCCCCGTGGGCTGGAGTGGCCAAAACTCTTAGAGTTATGGCAACAG GTGACAACGACCGCATTCCTGTCATCAGTCCATTGAAGATTCGGACCCAGCAGCGAACAGCCGTCTCCACCGCTTGGCTCTTCCCGTATGCCCACTCCTGGCCCTCAGACATGGCCCTGGTGACTACGCCTAACACCACGTACACCGTCAAAGACTATCAACGCTTCTTTAAAGACATTGACTATGAAGATGGCTGGGCCATGAGGGAGGACACCGAACCCTTGGTCAACGCGTTGGAGCCTCCGGGGGTTCCCGTTCACTGCCTGTATGGGACTGGCATCCCTACAGCTCAGGCTTACAATTACACAAATTTTCCAGATGGAGAGCCCACCGTCATCAATGGAGAAGGAGACGGGACGGTTAATTTTTTGAGCGCGACAGTGTGCAAGCGTTGGATAGGTCAGCAAAAGCATCCTGTCAGTATGATTGAGCTGCCTGGGAATGAGCATGTTGCAATGCTGTTAAATGTGACCACAGTTTCTTACATTAAATCAGTGCTCTTCTCACCGTGA